A part of Candidatus Omnitrophota bacterium genomic DNA contains:
- the ricT gene encoding regulatory iron-sulfur-containing complex subunit RicT yields MNVIDVKVRDRRVVARFKEDEIPLLPREFCLVDIEGDKEIAKVKTPAYAWQEDLPPEAEVFVLRRVEKEDMEIVRENRAIEREAYAIALDKIRARDLPMSLAGVERSFDAKKMRFFFTAEHRIDFRELVKDLAAVYKTRIEMRQIGVRDRSKKTGGFGICGQELCCSRFLQQFDPITIRMAKEQNLALNPTKISGLCGRLMCCLAYETDDYVKARKEFPNAGTCVQTPEGEGAVMEMNYVKNTVNVRLAEGRIRECRLDEMKILAERK; encoded by the coding sequence ATGAATGTCATCGACGTCAAAGTGCGCGACCGGCGCGTAGTGGCGCGGTTCAAAGAGGATGAGATCCCCCTGCTTCCACGCGAATTCTGCCTGGTCGATATCGAAGGGGATAAAGAGATCGCCAAGGTTAAGACTCCCGCTTACGCCTGGCAAGAGGACCTTCCCCCCGAAGCGGAAGTCTTCGTTCTGCGCCGGGTGGAGAAGGAGGATATGGAAATCGTGCGGGAGAATCGCGCCATCGAACGCGAAGCCTACGCCATCGCCCTGGATAAGATTCGCGCCCGTGATCTGCCGATGTCGCTGGCAGGCGTGGAGCGTTCATTCGACGCCAAAAAAATGCGCTTCTTTTTTACGGCGGAGCATCGCATCGATTTTCGGGAATTGGTGAAAGATCTGGCCGCCGTTTACAAGACGCGCATTGAAATGCGCCAGATCGGCGTCCGCGACCGTTCCAAAAAGACCGGCGGATTCGGCATCTGCGGACAGGAATTGTGTTGCTCCCGCTTTCTGCAGCAGTTCGATCCCATCACGATCCGCATGGCGAAGGAGCAGAACCTCGCCCTCAATCCCACGAAGATTTCCGGCCTATGCGGCCGCTTGATGTGCTGTCTCGCTTACGAAACCGACGATTACGTCAAAGCGCGCAAGGAATTTCCCAACGCCGGAACGTGCGTACAAACGCCGGAAGGCGAAGGCGCAGTCATGGAGATGAACTACGTCAAGAACACCGTCAACGTCCGGCTGGCCGAAGGCCGCATCCGCGAATGCCGATTGGACGAAATGAAGATTTTGGCGGAGAGGAAGTGA
- the rimO gene encoding 30S ribosomal protein S12 methylthiotransferase RimO has product MPIMSLYDPHITQEQSLRSSSRVLKYHLTSLGCPKNLVESEEMMAKLSLSGMVLVHDPEEADLLVLNTCGFIGPAKEEGIAALLDLIQIRQNNPAQRLVVVGCMIQRYRQEFQEEFPEVDAFIGVNDKESFLQVAWEALGRKPLNTIPSHPYAPRLLTTPPHMAYLRISDGCSHTCSFCAIPIMRGKLRSRPMEEILLEAKSLAAGGAKELVVIAQDTTSYGRDLYGHAAIADLLTKMEPIQGLEWIRLMYVYPHLVDKRLAAVFASSRKLVSYLDIPIQHGDPEMLEIMRRSSSDKHIRQAVDLIRAARTDISLRTTVMVGFPSEKNRHFQNMLKLLEEIDFDRVGVFKYSREEGTPSAELPDQISDRIKEKRCSALMDWAADRARAKNQRFVGEIMKVLIDAKAAEGGGYWGRYQGQAPEVDGQVFVCGGKAAVGEFANVRITEADEDNLYGHINADLKIYNDKP; this is encoded by the coding sequence ATGCCGATTATGAGCCTCTACGATCCCCATATAACGCAGGAACAGAGCCTGCGCTCGTCCAGCCGGGTGTTGAAGTACCACCTCACCTCTCTGGGATGCCCCAAAAACCTGGTGGAGAGCGAAGAGATGATGGCTAAACTGTCTCTCTCCGGCATGGTTCTGGTGCACGATCCAGAAGAAGCGGATTTATTGGTGCTCAATACCTGCGGCTTCATCGGCCCCGCCAAAGAAGAGGGAATAGCCGCCCTCTTGGATTTAATCCAAATACGGCAAAACAATCCCGCCCAACGACTCGTCGTGGTGGGCTGCATGATCCAGCGCTACCGTCAGGAATTTCAAGAAGAATTTCCCGAAGTGGACGCTTTTATTGGTGTGAACGATAAAGAATCCTTCCTACAAGTAGCTTGGGAAGCGTTGGGCCGGAAGCCGCTCAATACGATTCCATCCCATCCCTACGCTCCCCGCTTGTTGACGACGCCGCCTCACATGGCTTACTTGCGCATCTCGGACGGCTGCTCCCACACGTGCAGTTTCTGCGCCATTCCCATTATGCGGGGAAAACTGCGTTCGCGTCCCATGGAAGAGATTCTCTTGGAAGCGAAGTCGCTGGCGGCAGGCGGCGCCAAGGAATTGGTAGTCATTGCCCAGGATACAACTTCTTACGGCAGGGATTTATACGGCCATGCCGCCATCGCCGATCTTCTGACCAAGATGGAGCCGATTCAGGGACTCGAATGGATCCGCTTGATGTACGTCTATCCTCATTTGGTGGATAAGCGCCTGGCCGCCGTATTCGCCTCCAGCCGCAAATTGGTTTCCTATCTGGACATTCCCATTCAGCACGGCGATCCGGAAATGCTGGAAATCATGAGGAGAAGCTCGTCGGACAAGCATATACGGCAGGCGGTGGATTTGATCCGCGCCGCGCGTACAGACATTTCGCTGAGGACAACGGTTATGGTAGGATTTCCCAGCGAGAAAAATCGGCATTTTCAAAATATGTTGAAATTATTGGAAGAGATCGATTTCGACCGCGTCGGCGTTTTTAAATATTCCCGCGAGGAGGGAACGCCATCGGCGGAACTGCCCGATCAGATTTCCGACCGTATCAAGGAGAAGCGCTGCTCCGCCTTGATGGATTGGGCTGCCGACCGCGCTCGCGCCAAAAACCAGCGTTTTGTCGGCGAGATTATGAAAGTATTGATTGACGCCAAAGCGGCGGAAGGCGGCGGCTATTGGGGACGCTACCAAGGTCAGGCGCCCGAAGTGGACGGCCAGGTATTCGTATGCGGCGGAAAAGCGGCTGTCGGAGAATTTGCGAACGTTCGCATCACGGAAGCCGACGAGGACAACCTCTACGGCCACATCAACGCCGATCTTAAAATTTACAATGACAAGCCATAG
- a CDS encoding phosphatidylglycerophosphatase A gives MTSHSPKKPLCPGWKGLPAGFAAASLLQKFAYLLATTFGTGHLPASGSWGALIAWAVHSFLFPNAFTLENWPAALAILLAVILIGIWSAEVVERFSGVKDDSRINIDEVAGYCLAILFLPPGLKYTIPGFVLCRIFDIIKPPPARRLQDLHGGVGIMIDDLIASLYACAAMHLIAAFFMN, from the coding sequence ATGACAAGCCATAGCCCCAAGAAACCCCTATGCCCCGGTTGGAAGGGACTGCCCGCCGGTTTCGCCGCCGCTTCGCTGCTGCAAAAATTCGCCTATCTGCTGGCGACGACGTTTGGAACAGGCCATCTTCCCGCTTCCGGATCCTGGGGCGCTCTCATTGCCTGGGCCGTTCATTCCTTCCTTTTTCCCAACGCCTTCACCTTAGAAAACTGGCCCGCCGCGCTGGCGATCCTTCTCGCCGTCATCCTGATCGGAATTTGGAGCGCGGAAGTTGTGGAACGTTTTTCGGGCGTCAAGGACGATTCCCGCATCAATATCGACGAGGTTGCGGGCTATTGCCTGGCGATTCTCTTTCTTCCTCCCGGCCTGAAATACACTATCCCCGGCTTCGTTCTATGCCGCATCTTCGACATTATCAAGCCGCCTCCCGCCCGCCGCCTGCAAGACCTTCACGGAGGCGTCGGCATCATGATCGACGATCTCATCGCCAGCCTCTACGCCTGCGCCGCGATGCATCTTATAGCGGCGTTTTTCATGAATTAA
- a CDS encoding AP protein: protein MVANQFLRFLSGILLFAAFLVFSFSAQSAPLHTKNVILVTVDGLRVQEMFGGADPLLIDNQKKSGIESLDEFKAKYWRDTPEKRREAMLPFLWTELAKQGVILGNQAKNSVVRVKNEHKFSYPGYAEILTGQPQEKIKSNDLVPNPAPTVLDYLKKKLQLGETGIAAFGSWNVFNGIATHEDGSIFINAGYEAMPDRLLTEGMKFLNHIQFQIMSPWDTVRFDAVTGGLALEFLKAYKPRFLYAALGETDDWSHERRYDRYGFAAHYFDGFLQELWTTLQSLDEYRGQTSLVILTDHGRGNTEEDWVDHNAKTPGSENVWISVIGPDSPDKGELSNTKPYYYSSAAATIVKLFGFDYKEFNPQAEPPIEEAFE from the coding sequence ATGGTGGCCAACCAATTCTTACGCTTTTTATCAGGTATTTTATTGTTCGCTGCTTTTCTGGTTTTCTCGTTTTCGGCCCAGAGCGCGCCCCTTCATACGAAAAACGTCATATTGGTTACGGTGGACGGCTTGCGCGTGCAGGAAATGTTCGGCGGAGCCGATCCGCTTTTGATCGACAATCAAAAGAAATCGGGCATCGAAAGTCTCGACGAATTCAAGGCGAAATACTGGCGGGATACTCCCGAAAAACGGCGCGAGGCGATGCTACCCTTCTTATGGACGGAACTGGCCAAGCAGGGCGTTATTCTGGGAAACCAAGCGAAAAACAGCGTTGTCCGCGTTAAAAACGAACATAAATTTTCCTATCCCGGCTATGCGGAAATTTTGACGGGGCAGCCGCAAGAGAAGATCAAAAGCAACGACCTGGTTCCCAATCCGGCGCCAACGGTATTGGATTATCTGAAGAAGAAATTGCAACTGGGCGAAACCGGAATCGCTGCTTTCGGATCGTGGAACGTTTTTAATGGCATCGCCACGCATGAGGACGGCTCGATCTTCATTAACGCGGGTTACGAAGCCATGCCCGATCGCCTGCTGACGGAAGGCATGAAATTTTTGAACCATATCCAATTCCAGATCATGTCGCCTTGGGATACGGTGCGCTTCGATGCGGTGACGGGCGGATTGGCGTTGGAATTTCTCAAAGCCTACAAGCCGCGCTTCCTCTACGCCGCTCTCGGCGAAACCGACGACTGGTCGCATGAAAGACGATACGATCGCTACGGCTTCGCCGCCCATTATTTCGACGGCTTCTTACAGGAATTATGGACTACCCTGCAATCTTTGGACGAATATCGCGGACAAACCAGCCTGGTGATCCTCACGGATCATGGACGCGGCAATACGGAAGAGGATTGGGTGGATCACAACGCCAAAACCCCCGGTTCTGAAAACGTATGGATATCCGTCATCGGTCCGGACTCTCCTGATAAAGGGGAATTGTCGAATACCAAGCCTTATTACTACAGCTCGGCGGCGGCGACGATCGTGAAATTATTCGGATTCGACTATAAAGAATTCAATCCGCAAGCCGAACCGCCTATTGAAGAGGCGTTCGAGTAA
- a CDS encoding GntR family transcriptional regulator codes for MSNPKATYLQIVDCIRRAIATGALKPGDQLPTIREAAVQARVNRNTVSRAYLELEHLGLVRPRQGSGCFVTDAGPNLERKERLKALARITDELALEAYHHQIPLEQVIEMLRKSAGKLGKESEHE; via the coding sequence ATGTCCAATCCGAAGGCGACGTACTTGCAGATCGTCGATTGCATCCGCAGGGCCATCGCCACGGGCGCTCTGAAGCCGGGGGATCAACTGCCGACCATCCGGGAGGCGGCGGTTCAGGCCCGCGTCAACCGCAATACGGTGAGCCGGGCTTACCTGGAGTTGGAGCATCTGGGGCTGGTCCGTCCACGGCAGGGATCAGGCTGTTTCGTTACGGACGCAGGCCCCAACCTGGAACGAAAAGAACGCCTGAAGGCGCTGGCGCGCATAACCGATGAGCTGGCGCTGGAAGCCTATCATCACCAAATTCCCCTCGAACAAGTCATCGAAATGCTGCGCAAGAGCGCGGGCAAATTGGGCAAGGAGAGCGAACATGAATGA
- a CDS encoding ABC transporter ATP-binding protein, producing the protein MNDFAIVTEGLGRKFGARWAVRHLDLKVPQGAVVGLLGPNGSGKTTTINMLMGLLPPTEGKIQVLGMNPQKDDVAIRRKTGYVPEIYGFYEWMKVDQLVALVAAYHPDWNWTLCHSLKSEFKLDGDMAVKGLSKGTKAKLALLLALSFEPPMLVLDEPTGGLDPAARRNFIETILGQYQDAGKTILVSSHLLNEFSGLLDHVAFVKEGRIEMASRLDELHRRTKRARLIFDEGIPSHINFPGAIAVKKNGREALVTCRDFDPEKTPGELKQSGASNIIIEEMTLEDIFVDLVGS; encoded by the coding sequence ATGAATGATTTCGCCATCGTTACGGAAGGGTTGGGACGCAAGTTCGGCGCCCGTTGGGCGGTTCGCCATCTCGACCTGAAGGTTCCTCAAGGCGCCGTCGTCGGCCTGCTGGGTCCCAACGGTTCCGGCAAAACGACGACTATCAACATGCTGATGGGGCTGTTGCCGCCCACGGAAGGAAAAATCCAGGTTTTGGGGATGAATCCGCAAAAGGACGATGTCGCCATCCGCCGCAAAACGGGCTACGTCCCCGAAATTTACGGATTTTACGAATGGATGAAAGTAGACCAACTCGTCGCTCTGGTCGCGGCCTATCATCCCGATTGGAATTGGACGCTGTGCCATTCGCTGAAATCGGAATTCAAGCTGGACGGCGACATGGCGGTCAAAGGCTTATCCAAGGGAACAAAAGCCAAGCTGGCGCTGCTGTTGGCGCTATCCTTTGAGCCGCCTATGTTAGTCTTGGACGAGCCGACGGGCGGCCTGGATCCAGCGGCGCGGCGCAATTTCATCGAAACCATTTTGGGGCAATATCAGGACGCGGGCAAAACCATCCTGGTCTCTTCCCACTTGTTGAACGAGTTCTCCGGCTTGTTGGATCACGTCGCCTTTGTCAAAGAAGGCCGCATCGAGATGGCTTCCCGGCTGGACGAGCTGCATCGGCGGACGAAGCGGGCGCGGCTGATTTTCGATGAAGGCATCCCCAGCCATATCAACTTCCCCGGCGCCATCGCCGTCAAGAAAAACGGGCGGGAAGCGCTGGTTACTTGCCGCGATTTCGATCCGGAAAAAACGCCGGGCGAATTGAAGCAATCCGGCGCCTCCAACATCATCATCGAGGAAATGACGCTCGAAGATATCTTCGTCGATTTGGTGGGATCATGA
- a CDS encoding ABC transporter ATP-binding protein: MTPAIRLHNLSFTFPDGARALKGVSFDVAAGERIALIGPNGAGKSTLLTLLNGVLAADGAVEIFGIPVVASNLHEIRRRVGLVFQDPDDQLFCSTIFDDVAFGPLNMRLPAEDVRRLVSEALEQVGMTGFEKRSAFHLSGGEKKRVSLATVLAMDVEILALDEPSSALDPGARRSLIHWLNACDKTLLIATHDLDLAYETTNRAILLSSGSVIADGPAKEILTNEELLQKSGLELPLKLQR; this comes from the coding sequence ATGACGCCAGCGATTCGATTGCATAACTTGAGTTTCACCTTTCCCGACGGCGCGCGGGCGTTGAAGGGAGTCTCCTTTGATGTCGCCGCTGGAGAGCGAATCGCGCTGATCGGCCCCAACGGCGCGGGGAAATCGACTTTGTTGACTTTGTTGAATGGGGTGTTGGCCGCCGATGGAGCGGTGGAAATATTCGGGATTCCCGTCGTTGCATCCAACCTGCATGAAATCCGCCGCCGGGTTGGTTTGGTGTTTCAAGACCCCGACGATCAGCTCTTCTGCTCCACGATTTTCGACGACGTGGCTTTTGGTCCGCTCAACATGCGCCTGCCCGCCGAGGACGTGCGGCGGCTGGTGAGCGAGGCGCTGGAGCAAGTAGGGATGACAGGCTTCGAGAAGCGTTCCGCCTTTCATCTCAGCGGCGGCGAGAAAAAGCGCGTATCGCTGGCGACAGTGCTGGCGATGGATGTGGAGATTCTGGCGCTGGACGAGCCCAGCAGCGCCCTCGATCCCGGCGCGCGGCGCTCGCTCATCCATTGGCTGAACGCCTGCGACAAGACGCTGCTCATCGCCACCCACGATCTCGACCTTGCCTACGAAACCACAAACCGGGCGATCCTATTAAGTTCGGGAAGCGTCATCGCCGACGGCCCCGCGAAGGAGATTCTGACGAACGAGGAACTTCTACAAAAATCCGGCTTGGAATTGCCTTTGAAATTGCAAAGATGA
- the cbiQ gene encoding cobalt ECF transporter T component CbiQ, producing MKHEFLDHHSYGHSFFHRMHPGAKLSMTVIFIFSLVTIGPGQEWAFLFYAVLLAAALISTGVPIRHITAKGLKVIPFLLVITIFIPFFKPGAPRWRFSIGPLPVIITEEGFRLFLNIFLKGTLAIYSTVFLNLTTPFHRLLKGLQSFGAPRIVTDALSVAYRYLFVITDEKERMLMARRSRLIYPSLSLQWKSLSQLAGVLFLRSYERGERMYQAMCARGFDGTIVELDDQPLAARDVVVAALVALAAMAFRIWLIEL from the coding sequence ATGAAGCATGAGTTTCTCGATCATCACAGCTACGGCCATAGTTTTTTTCATCGGATGCACCCCGGCGCCAAACTATCGATGACCGTCATTTTCATTTTCTCTCTTGTTACCATCGGACCGGGACAGGAATGGGCGTTTCTGTTTTACGCCGTTTTGCTCGCCGCCGCTTTGATTTCCACAGGCGTTCCTATTCGGCATATAACCGCTAAAGGATTGAAAGTTATTCCCTTTTTACTTGTTATTACGATCTTCATTCCCTTTTTCAAACCGGGGGCGCCGCGATGGCGTTTTTCCATCGGCCCTTTGCCCGTCATCATCACGGAGGAGGGTTTTCGGCTTTTTCTCAACATCTTCCTAAAAGGAACGCTGGCGATTTATTCCACTGTATTTCTCAACCTCACCACGCCGTTTCATCGATTGCTTAAAGGTTTACAGTCGTTCGGAGCGCCGCGCATCGTTACCGACGCTCTGTCAGTCGCCTATCGCTATCTATTCGTAATCACGGATGAAAAAGAACGGATGCTGATGGCGCGGCGGTCGCGGCTCATCTACCCTTCCCTTTCCCTGCAATGGAAGAGCCTGTCGCAACTGGCGGGTGTTCTCTTTTTGCGCTCCTATGAGCGCGGCGAAAGGATGTATCAGGCCATGTGCGCCCGCGGCTTCGACGGAACCATCGTCGAACTAGACGATCAGCCGCTCGCGGCGCGGGACGTCGTTGTTGCGGCGCTGGTTGCCCTCGCCGCAATGGCGTTTCGGATTTGGCTTATTGAATTATAA
- a CDS encoding PDGLE domain-containing protein, with amino-acid sequence MKKSEILIGLGLALFVAVVLSPFASPSPDGLERVAEDHGFLSKAAEGPMTPPMIPDYAMPGISSEKLATSAAGFVGTLILYFGGYGMARLLKSRKNAASDGSPHEA; translated from the coding sequence ATGAAGAAGTCGGAAATTCTCATCGGTTTGGGATTGGCTTTATTCGTAGCCGTCGTTCTATCCCCCTTCGCTTCTCCGTCTCCGGACGGGCTGGAGCGGGTGGCGGAAGATCATGGTTTTCTCTCCAAAGCCGCTGAAGGGCCGATGACGCCGCCGATGATTCCCGACTACGCCATGCCCGGCATCTCCTCGGAAAAACTCGCCACGTCCGCCGCTGGATTCGTGGGAACCCTGATTCTCTATTTCGGCGGTTATGGGATGGCGCGCCTGCTGAAATCCCGCAAGAACGCCGCTTCGGACGGCTCGCCTCATGAAGCATGA
- a CDS encoding energy-coupling factor ABC transporter permease translates to MHIPDGLLIVPVWAVCDAAAAGAVILSARQCQQHFEEKTVPLTGIMCAFVFAAQMINFPVAAGTSGHLLGGVLSAVFLGPWLGSLVISLVLFAQCFLFQDGGVAVLGANIINMAVIGTGLGYLIFKLCSSQFSGKTGYFASIAIASWLSVVLASGACALELGFSGTYPTLLALKAMLAVHALIGIGEAIITTFVVSAVLALRPDLAASRPLEASS, encoded by the coding sequence ATGCACATACCGGATGGATTATTGATCGTTCCCGTTTGGGCTGTCTGCGACGCCGCCGCCGCAGGCGCCGTCATACTGTCGGCAAGGCAATGCCAGCAGCATTTTGAAGAAAAAACCGTTCCATTGACCGGAATTATGTGCGCGTTCGTCTTCGCCGCCCAGATGATCAACTTTCCCGTAGCGGCTGGAACCTCCGGGCATCTTTTGGGAGGCGTACTATCCGCCGTTTTCCTCGGCCCCTGGCTGGGGAGTTTGGTTATTTCGCTGGTTTTATTCGCGCAATGCTTCCTTTTCCAAGACGGCGGCGTCGCTGTTTTGGGTGCGAATATTATCAATATGGCGGTTATCGGAACCGGATTGGGCTATTTGATTTTCAAGTTATGTTCCAGTCAATTTTCCGGCAAAACCGGCTATTTCGCCTCCATCGCCATCGCTTCCTGGCTTTCCGTCGTTCTTGCTTCGGGCGCTTGCGCTTTGGAATTGGGTTTTTCGGGAACTTACCCCACGTTGTTGGCTTTGAAAGCGATGCTGGCTGTTCATGCGCTCATCGGCATCGGCGAGGCGATTATTACCACCTTTGTCGTTAGCGCCGTCTTGGCGCTGCGGCCGGATTTGGCCGCCTCGCGTCCATTGGAGGCGTCATCATGA
- a CDS encoding ribulokinase: MTKRYALGIDFGTESGRALLVDIETGAEAATQVYAYARGVMDETLPDGTALEPDWALQDPDDWIQTMKITVPAVMIAVGASPEDVIGIGVDFTSCTVLPVDANGAPLCRQFPHRPHAWPKLWKHHAAQPEADRITQAIKNMGDPILERYGGKMSSEWIFPKIFQALDEDEAMYDAAARFIEGGDWIVEQLCGQEARSSCMAGYKGMWDMDEGFLKQEILAALHPKLGQIIGTKLTKDIRSLGGKAGELTKAAAQLMGLKAGTAVGVAIIDAHAAVPGTGVTEPGKMLMVMGTSTCHMLLSDKKMKVDGMCGCVRDGILPGFYGYEAGQPATGDIFAWYMEHCAPHSVYEEAQKRGLSPHQVLEERAVKLAPGQSGLIALDWWNGNRSVLVDAELSGLLLGMSLTTKPEEIYLALIEATAFGTRRIIDAFEESGIAIAELYACGGLPKRNRLLMQVYSDVTGRAIHIADSAETCALGAAILGAVAAGAAQGGYDSPQEAAQKMARLQRNAFTPSAERHKQYSAIYSEYLKLYDYFGRGANNVMKQLRAMRQRL, translated from the coding sequence ATGACGAAGCGATACGCTCTTGGAATCGATTTTGGCACCGAATCGGGCCGCGCTCTACTGGTTGACATAGAAACCGGCGCCGAAGCGGCCACGCAGGTTTATGCTTACGCCCGCGGCGTAATGGACGAAACCTTGCCCGACGGAACCGCGCTGGAACCGGACTGGGCGCTGCAAGACCCGGACGATTGGATTCAAACTATGAAAATCACCGTCCCCGCCGTCATGATAGCGGTGGGCGCATCCCCCGAAGATGTGATCGGCATCGGCGTCGATTTCACTTCCTGCACCGTGCTTCCCGTGGACGCGAATGGTGCGCCTCTATGCCGCCAATTCCCCCATCGCCCTCATGCCTGGCCTAAATTGTGGAAACATCACGCCGCTCAGCCGGAAGCCGACCGGATAACTCAGGCGATCAAGAATATGGGTGATCCCATCCTGGAACGTTACGGCGGCAAGATGTCTTCCGAATGGATCTTTCCCAAAATCTTCCAAGCGCTTGACGAAGACGAAGCGATGTACGACGCGGCGGCGCGCTTCATCGAAGGCGGCGACTGGATCGTCGAGCAGCTGTGCGGGCAAGAAGCGCGCAGTTCCTGCATGGCCGGGTATAAGGGAATGTGGGATATGGACGAGGGATTCTTGAAACAGGAAATCCTCGCTGCGCTGCATCCCAAACTTGGCCAAATCATCGGAACGAAATTGACAAAGGATATCCGTTCTCTGGGCGGCAAGGCGGGAGAACTGACGAAAGCGGCGGCTCAACTCATGGGCCTCAAAGCGGGAACCGCCGTCGGCGTCGCCATCATCGATGCGCACGCCGCCGTGCCGGGAACGGGAGTGACGGAGCCGGGGAAGATGCTGATGGTTATGGGTACGTCTACCTGCCATATGTTGCTCTCCGATAAAAAAATGAAAGTGGATGGGATGTGCGGCTGCGTAAGGGATGGAATTCTACCCGGATTTTACGGCTACGAAGCGGGACAGCCCGCCACCGGCGACATCTTCGCTTGGTATATGGAGCATTGCGCGCCGCATTCCGTCTACGAGGAAGCGCAGAAGCGCGGCCTCTCTCCCCACCAGGTTTTAGAGGAACGAGCGGTCAAACTAGCGCCCGGCCAAAGCGGATTGATCGCGCTGGATTGGTGGAACGGAAACCGCTCGGTCTTAGTAGATGCGGAACTTTCCGGCTTGCTCTTGGGCATGTCCCTCACTACCAAGCCCGAAGAGATTTACCTGGCGCTTATCGAAGCCACCGCCTTCGGCACGCGAAGGATTATCGACGCTTTCGAGGAATCCGGCATCGCCATCGCCGAACTGTACGCATGCGGCGGCTTGCCGAAACGCAACCGGCTGCTCATGCAAGTCTATTCCGACGTAACGGGTCGCGCCATTCATATCGCCGATTCGGCGGAAACCTGCGCTTTGGGCGCCGCGATTCTAGGCGCCGTCGCCGCCGGAGCGGCGCAAGGGGGATACGATTCGCCCCAGGAAGCGGCGCAAAAAATGGCGCGCTTGCAACGCAATGCCTTCACGCCCTCGGCGGAACGGCATAAACAATATTCGGCGATTTATAGCGAATATCTAAAGCTGTACGACTACTTCGGACGGGGCGCCAATAACGTCATGAAACAGTTGCGGGCTATGCGGCAGAGACTTTGA